From uncultured Desulfobacter sp.:
CGATTTTTTATTTTTACAGTTTTTCTGGTAATTTTTGACGCACATTTAACACTGGCGGCAGAAGAAGAATTCGGCCCCCAAAAATCTGAATTACCCCAATCTGAATCACCCCAATTGGGACCACCCATTGTAAGGACCCACATTCCCACTTTGGTGGAAGCAATTCGTTTTTCCGGTGATATTCGCCTTTGCGGGGAAAAAATACCTTTTACAGACCCCGAAGTCAGAGAGCGGCTTGAAAAAGAGATGATGCTGGCGGTATGGAACCGTCCCCAGGTGATGCTGTGGCTCAAACGGGCCCACCGGTGGTTTCCCCACATCGAAAGCGTTTTAAAGCAGGAAAATCTGCCCCTGGATTTAAAATATCTGCCCATTGTGGAAAGTGCGCTCCTGCCCCATGGAGAATCCCATAAAGGCGCGGTTGGGTACTGGCAGTTCATCAAAAGCACAGGTAAAAAATACGGATTGCGCATTGATTCAAACGTCGATGAACGCCGAAACATGTTTTTCGCCACCCAGGCGGCCTGCCGTTATCTTAAAGATCTTTATTCTCAGTTCGGCTCGTATCTGCTGGCCATGTCCGCATATAACATGGGCGAGTATGGTCTGAGCGAAGCCATAAAGCTCCAAGATACCCAGGATTTTTTCTCCCTTTACCTGCCCCTGGAAACCCAGCGGTATATCCTGAAAATGGTTGCGGTTAAGTTTATTATGTCTAACCCGGAAAAGTATGGATTTCATCTTGAGCCCCAGGATCTTTATCCGGTATTTACGTTTTCTGAAATCAAACTCTCCCCCAAAAGTGATGTGCCTTTATCCATGATAGCCAAGGCCTGTGAAGTCCCATTCAAAACTATTAAGGATTATAACCCCCAGCTTCGGGGGTATTATCTGGAGAAAGGAACAGCCACACTTTTTGTGCCCAAGGGAAAGGATGAGGGGTTTCACAAAAAATTTGCCCCCCTTTATAAGGCTCTGGTTAAGAAGCAGCGATCTTCTTCAAAGTTCCACGTGGTGAAATCCGGAGAAAGCCTTTCTGCCATTGCAGGGAAATATAATATGTCCCTGTCCGGATTGCGGAGAGTTAACAAGCTGTCAAAAAAACATATCATTCATCCCGGGGATAAGTTGCGTGTGCAATGATGGTCCGATCATCCTTTCTGCCCCTACAGTTTGGACCAAACGATGATCAAGGCCGAAATGATGTTTTTTTTAAAAAACAGGCCGCCACGCAGAATGCAGAAAATTTGAACAGAAATTCTATGAGTTCGGGTATGGAAATGGGCTGATTGAATTCGCCAAGATGGGGGCCGGTAAAAAGAATAATTTCTTTTTTTCCTTTGGCCGGTATAACGGTAACACCCCGGTCCGTCAGGAATTTTTCAAACTGATCATCGTCCATGGCTAACTGATCCTGCACCCTTAACGCCTCCTGCATATGTTCATCAAGCCCCATTTTTTTTATGAGTTTTTCAATAAGCGCAGGTATATTAAATGGTGTTGGGTCAAATGTTTCCGATTCGGTCAGGCCTTTGAAATAGTGCTCACATACGCCTGTCAAAAGCGATTCAAACAGGTCGGGGCAAAAAAGATCCTGGGTATCCACATGGGGAGGCTTGTTGTTTGTTGCCCGTCTGTGCGGGGCTTTGTTCCTGAAGCAGGAACCTGCCACCAGAATAAAACTGAGCAGGTATTCCCCGGTATAATGTTCAAGATCTAATGGTTTTTTTTGGCAGGCAATATGTTCAAAATCTCGCAAACCGGATGCGGCAAAATTGGGGAACAAACTGGAGTCCAGCCACTGATCCAGCCGCCCGGCATGTTCCCACAAATATCTGCCATTGTCGTTTCTTCGGTTCTGCTGAACCCGGTTATGGAACAAGGGGATCAACGCAGTATGGAAAATTCCCTGGGATGACAATCGGCCTAAGGTCAGGGCTGATTTAAAAAACGAAGTTTTAATTTGTTCCCGGGCCGCATTTTTTAAATTAGGGTATTCATAATAACCCGGGCAGGGGATAAATACGATGCAGACTGACCCGTATATGGTTTCTGGACCACCTTCAGGCAGTTCATCTGTGATGTTAAACAGATATCTATCCTGGATGCAGACCGGTTTTGGAACAAAGCTTCCAAGACTTAAAGGATTTTTGGAAAACCAATCCATCCAGACCGCTTCCTGGTGAATTTCATCGATATTGTCCTGGGTCGTGGCAAATTTGATTACGCCCAGGATTTTTGTTCCTGCCCGCATAATCAGGCTTCTGCCCTTCCAGGTCCATTGTGTGTCCACCGGCAATACCATTCCTAGGGGTGTGAATTTTTCAGCAAGGCCGGCAAGATCAATGTCCAATGGTTCTATATTGTTTGGAAAATATGGAATCTCCGGTACAGGGCGATTGTCCGCCAGTCTGCCAAGTGCTTGACTCAGGGCACGAAGCCGGTTTCCTGAACTTTCCATCAGAAGCGACATAAGTTCCGGCACAATGGTCCGGGTTATTTCGTTCTCCATTGCCCTGCCCATATCCACCAGCGTGCAGGCGGCCTCATGATATAAAAAAAAGGCTTGTTTGGCCTTTTTAAACCTGGTGGTTTCAAATACAGAGAACAGCGCATCCAAGGTTTGCCGGGTGATACTCAACGGATCATCAGCTGCGTGCTGGGCAATATATTTGATACCCATGTACGCTGCAGAAAAGTCCCGGCAATGATTTATAAGCAGGTGCTCTTCAAGGGTGCGTGCGCTGGCGGGTGGGGCGTGGCTCATTTTTTTTATATAACAGCCCATGGCTGTTATTGGGAAAGATCCTGCTCTGAAATGCCCCAGGTCCCCGGTACCTTATGGACCGGGAGAGCTGGTGTTTGGGTTGTCGGGGTGGACGCTGGGGATGTTGTGGTCGCGGATTTTTTAGGGGGTTGTTTAGGTGTTGATGCTGTCTTGACAGCCGGTTTAGTATGGGCAGGTTTAGCCTTGGCAGCAGCAGCCGTTGCCGCTGCCTTTTTTGCTGTTGAATTTGCTGCGTCTGCACGCCTTTTAACGTCAGCAATCTGATTTTCAAGATCCTGTTTAAGCTGCCCCATTTTTTTGTCTATGGATACTGCCGTATTTTTTTCCAATGCATCCAGCTTTTTTCCCAGCAGGCTTGTGTCCTTAACTATTTGCGCAATTCTTTGTTCATAGGCGGACAATTCGAGCAGCCTTGCATCAAACTCCTCCTTAAACAGGCGGAACTCTTTTTTGATCTGTGCGGAGACCGTTTTGAAATCCGAACTGTTTTTATCAATGGTGGATATAAGCTGCTGGTTAATACGTTCCATGGCGGCCAGGGTGGACTTGTCCTGGTCTGCATTGGCCTTAATTCGTTTATCCAGCTTGGCAAGGGCTGCTTCCATGGCTTTAAGATCTACCTTGGCTGCTGACATTTTTGCTGTCTGGTTTTCAAGGACCTGGCGTTTGGATTCAAGGGTTGTCAGCTTTTCATCTAAATCGTGGGTGGCTTTGGCAATGCGTACATCCAAAGCATTGAGCTTGATTTCAAGATCCTGTGACACCTGTGCCATCTGGTTTGCCTGGGTCTGGTCCACATCCACCACCTTTTCGGTGATATCTAAA
This genomic window contains:
- a CDS encoding transglycosylase SLT domain-containing protein yields the protein MKRFFIFTVFLVIFDAHLTLAAEEEFGPQKSELPQSESPQLGPPIVRTHIPTLVEAIRFSGDIRLCGEKIPFTDPEVRERLEKEMMLAVWNRPQVMLWLKRAHRWFPHIESVLKQENLPLDLKYLPIVESALLPHGESHKGAVGYWQFIKSTGKKYGLRIDSNVDERRNMFFATQAACRYLKDLYSQFGSYLLAMSAYNMGEYGLSEAIKLQDTQDFFSLYLPLETQRYILKMVAVKFIMSNPEKYGFHLEPQDLYPVFTFSEIKLSPKSDVPLSMIAKACEVPFKTIKDYNPQLRGYYLEKGTATLFVPKGKDEGFHKKFAPLYKALVKKQRSSSKFHVVKSGESLSAIAGKYNMSLSGLRRVNKLSKKHIIHPGDKLRVQ
- a CDS encoding SidJ-related pseudokinase, whose translation is MSHAPPASARTLEEHLLINHCRDFSAAYMGIKYIAQHAADDPLSITRQTLDALFSVFETTRFKKAKQAFFLYHEAACTLVDMGRAMENEITRTIVPELMSLLMESSGNRLRALSQALGRLADNRPVPEIPYFPNNIEPLDIDLAGLAEKFTPLGMVLPVDTQWTWKGRSLIMRAGTKILGVIKFATTQDNIDEIHQEAVWMDWFSKNPLSLGSFVPKPVCIQDRYLFNITDELPEGGPETIYGSVCIVFIPCPGYYEYPNLKNAAREQIKTSFFKSALTLGRLSSQGIFHTALIPLFHNRVQQNRRNDNGRYLWEHAGRLDQWLDSSLFPNFAASGLRDFEHIACQKKPLDLEHYTGEYLLSFILVAGSCFRNKAPHRRATNNKPPHVDTQDLFCPDLFESLLTGVCEHYFKGLTESETFDPTPFNIPALIEKLIKKMGLDEHMQEALRVQDQLAMDDDQFEKFLTDRGVTVIPAKGKKEIILFTGPHLGEFNQPISIPELIEFLFKFSAFCVAACFLKKTSFRP